The genomic window CATGCCTTCCCTTGCCGGCGACGGGGAAGCCGACCGGTTAACCAACAGGCGGGCACGTTCATCGGCGACCGGCGCCACCATCTTGCCAGCCCCGCCGGTCATGGCGTACGCGTACCCGTACGTCTTCCGTGCTCAGGCTCCACCAGCGAGAGTGGAGGATCACAAGGCCAAGGACGCCGCGCCTACTCCACAGGTCAAGGAGCAGTGGCCGGCCGGCAGTGGCAGCAGAAGCGCAGGAGCCGGGTGGCTGGACGGCCTCGGCTCAGGGGAGAGCCAGAGGCTGGCGAGCGCCTACGACCTCGTGGAGACGATGCATTACCTGTACGTGCGCGTCGTCAAGGCGCGCGGGCTCCCGGCGAGCGCCGTCACCGGCGGGTGCAGCCCCTAcgtcgaggtccgcgtcggcaaCTACCGCGCCGCCACGCGTCATTGCGAGGGGAAGGCCAGCCCCGAGTGGAACCTGGTGTTCGCCTTCTCCAGGGACCGCGTGCAGGCCACGGTGCTGGAGGTGTTCGTCAGGGACAGGGACGCCCTGGGGCGCGACGACTGCGTCGGCAGAGTCGCGTTCGACATTGCCGAGGCGCACGTGCGCGTGCCGCCGGACAGCCCGCTCGCGCCGCAGTGGTACCACCTCGAGAGTACTGCTGGTGGTGGCAAGATGGTGGCGAACGGCGAGGTCATGCTCGCCGTCTGGGTCGGCACGCAGGCGGACGAGGCGTTCTCGGACGCGTGGCACGCCGACGCCGCCTCGGTCCGCGGCGGTGACGGCGCGGCGGCCGTGCACAACACGCGGTCCAAGGTGTACGTTACGCCCAAGCTGTGGTACTTTCGTGTAAGCGTGCTCGAGGCTCAGGACGTCGTGCCgcccggtgccggtgccggcgccACCGCGGACAAAGGCCGGCACGCCGAGGTCTTCGCTAAGGTGCAGGTCGGCGGCATGGTGCTCAGGACTCGGCCCTGCACCACCAGGGGTCCGGCGAACCTTGCGTGGAACGAGGAGCTGGTGTTCGCCGTGGCTGAGCCGTTCGATGACCCGGCGGTTCTTATCATCGAGGCCCGCGTGCACCCCGGCAAGGACGAGATCATCGGGCGCGCCTTGCTGCCGCTCACGCTCTTTGAGAAGCGGCTAGACCGCCGCCCGGTCCAGTCGCAGTGGTTCAGCCTGGAGCCCTTCGGGCGTCCGGTGCGCCCGCCGGAGGCCGTCTTCGCCTGCCGCGTGCACCTCCGCGCGTGCCTCGAGGGCGCGTACCACGTCATGGAGGAGCCGATCATGTACGCCAGCGACACGCGCCCCACCGCGCGGCAGCTGTGGCGCCCGCCAATCGGCGTGCTGGAAGTCGGCGTCCTCGGCGCGCAGGGGCTCACACCGATGAAGACCGTCGACGGCCGGGGCATGACCGACGCGTACTGCGTCGCCAAGTACGGGCAGAAGTGGGTGCGCACGCGAACCGTGGTGGACTCCTGCAGCCCCCGGTGGAACGAGCAGTACACGTGGGAGGTGTACGACCCGTGCACGGTGCTCACGCTCGCCGTGTTCGACAACTGCCACCTCGGCAACGCCGCCGCAGGCAACGGCGCCGTCATCAGGGACCAGAGGATCGGCAAGGTCAGGATCCGCCTCTCGACGCTAGAGATGGACAAGGCGCGCACAAGCGCGCACCAGCTCGTCGTGCTGCACCCGTCCGGCCTGCGCAAGAACGGCGAGCTCTGCCTGGCCGTGCGCCTCACCTGCCTATCCCTCGGCAGCGTCGTGCGCCTCTACGGCCAGCCCCTCCTCCCCAAGGTGCACTACATCCAGCCGCTCACCGTCGTGCAGCTTGACAGCCTGCGGCGGCAGGCGATGAGCATCGTGGCGGCGAGGCTGAGCCGGGCCGAGCCGCCGCTGCGCCGTGAGGTCGTGGAGTACATGCTCGACGCGGACTCGCACGTCTGGAGCATCCGGCGGAGCAAGGCCAACTTCTTCCGCGTCACGGCGCTCCTCTCAGGTGCGGCCAGCACCGCGCGGTGGCTCGCCGACGTTTGCCGCTGGAAGAACCCGGCGACGACGGTCCTCGTGCACGTGCTCTTCGTCACCCTCATGTGCTTCCCGGAGCTCATCCTGCCGACCATGTTCCTGTACATGTCCACGGCTGGCCTCTTGAACTACCGTCGCCGCCCGCGACGGCCGCCGCACATGGACGCGAGGATCTCGTGCGCCGAGGCGATCCACCCCGACGAGCTCGACGAGGAGCTGGACACGTTCCCGACGTCGAGGCCCAACGCCGTGGTGCGGCTGCGGTACGACCGGCTGCGGAGCGTGGCCGGGCGGATCCAGACGGTGGTCGGAGACGTGGCGACGCAGGGAGAGCGGATCCGGTCCCTGCTCGCGTGGAGGGACCCGCGGGCCACGGCACTGTTCACGGCGTTCtgcctcgtcgccgccgccgtgctcTACGTCACACCGATCCGGGTCGTGTCGCTCGTCGTCGGCCTGTACGTGCTCCGCCACCCGAGGTTCCGGGGCCGAATGCCGTCGGCTGCCAGCAACTTTTTCAAGAGGCTGCCGTCCCGAGCTGACACTATGCTGTAGCCTGCAGTTCAGTGCCACTTTGCGAGTGTATTGGtgttcaacaatagttgtactGGAATTTTCCGAGGCATGTTCCGAACATTACAAACCCAATTGCATTCTACATATTGTCCGCATCTTAACAAATCCGTGCATCACCCTACTAAAAAAAATGGAATATGACCGAAATTTGAGCTATCCTCGACTAACCAGCTCAATTCAGCAAATCAGCAGATCAACCATTCCATAACTCAAACCGAGAATACAATCACGATCCTGTGTACACCTGTTAAGCATGCAATCACCATTCTATCTACACAAATATCATCTTGGGCAGCATgaagcaaatgcaaacatagaatATAACCGACAAAGGAAACATGAAATGGAGACAACACAGATCATAGTCCAGCCTCCAGCAGATGCAAGGCTAAACCAAGGCTATGGCCCACGGATGAATGGCAAATGACAGGGCTGGACTTTGTTGCAAGTAGCTTACATATATAGTAGTGTATATATTGTGCAAAACATCGCTAAATTTACCAGCAAAATGTATGACTTCATTAAAGATTTGACAGTGATTCAAATGGAAACCAAAGGTTCACCAGTCAGATACAAAATTCAATAGCGCCCTCAGGTAGATCAGGCAAACTGACTATTAAGCTTCACACCTAGCACCAACTAATCTAGAAAACCATCTCGTGGGGCTTGTCGCCGTCCCTGAGAGAGAACCGCGCACCGAGGTAGGTTTTCAGATCCGGCACAGCCTCAATAGCTTTGATCAGCTCGGCGTCCACCGCCTTCTGATCATCCTTCTTGAACTGCGGCAGGTCCTTGGTTGCCTGAAAGATACAGGTAGGTTACTTCTAAGTAAAGGAATGCCAGGTTACAAAAAACAAGGTCTAAATTATGTATAGACACGGACCTCCTTCTCTGTATCAAAAAGTTCACCCTCGGTCTTggttgccttcttcttcttctcccttgcaAAGTACTTGTCATCAAACTTCTCTACGTTAACACCAGAGATATCAACCTTCGTGGAGGTTGCAATGACATAGGTCTGATTCACACGGCGGATTGGGACTCCATTGATCTTGAAAGGTCCTGAAAGAGATCAATACTGGTTAATGCATGACACATATACATCACAATATAATAAGAATATGCAACACACAGTCCAGAGTATGAAATAGCTTAGCAGACTTAAAAAGCTAATAGGAGTTCATAACCTGCACACATTTTATGATACCTTAGTAGCTAGCATGACAGAAAAAAGCAAGCATATACTGAACCTACTCCAGCATATACAATTAATAGAGCAGCTGCTAAATACATACACATGTAAAAGAGCTGCAAAACATGCACGAGCAAATGACCTGATTAACAAAGCTCCTAATCTTACAAAATAGAAACAAATGTTTTAACATCTTGTAGTAGTACTCGACTCTCAGGGATATTCATCTGTCAAATTGGTGTTGCCACAAATCCTAACAAGGTCTAAAACAGTGTTATATTACTCGGAGTTAGCAACCAAGTGCTGACACCATGATAATCCATTCAGGATTTTTAATTGAATGTTGGAACAATGGATATTTCACCCATTCTATAGAATAACGCAGGAAATGATCAATACAAGTAGTAAAAGAAAAGTTTAGTACAAATTTATGCCAACCTGTTCCCACTAAAAAGGGTCATGTGATAGGAGTTTCAGAATTTGAGATCAAATTCTATAGCCATTCCAACCATTTCTGATTAATGTAATAATGCAATGAATTTTCTATACTATACACTCAATTGAGACTTCCATTCCCAAATAAAACACGTCCATAGATCAATATCACTGCAATAGCTCCCAATTTCCCATACGAATATAAGCAAGGAACTGAAATATGACCAGACCAACAATTTGCAACAAGGAATACAAGTAGTTTCTATCATCGAATGCACAAACAGATAGCATAAACAGATTTCCACAGCAGTCAGCAAATTTCAAGACAATATTAACTTCAACATCAAGCATTTCAGCTCCAAGACGACTATACTGTCAAATGTTCAATCTACAACGTTCCACTACATAATAAAGGCAAGGAGACGTCGACAGGAAACAGCTAATGTAGCTATTCAaaacaaacaatgaatttgtAACACACCATTCAGCAATTCACCAAACAGATATTCGAACAAAATGGTGTCAGActaaggggctgtttggttcctaAAGGAactctaaaattcctgtcacatcgaatgtttggacacatgcatagagtattaaatatagactaattacgaaactaattgcataacttgtgactaatttacaagacggatcttttaagcctaattagtagataatttgacaacgtggtgctacagtaaacatacgctaatgacagattaattaggcttaaaaattttgtCTTGGAAATTAGCCTcctaattggttttgtaattaatctatatttaatgctccttattactatctaaacattcgatgtgacatgaattttaggagcgactaaaaaaccaaacaccccctaatgtAGGCTCACCAGTAACAAGGAGCAGGCCAGATTTGAGCTGCTTGAGGAAAACAACTCTCTTCCCCATGAACCTCCCGGCGAGCACAATCAGCACGGTGCCCGGAGAGATTGACGACCTGCACGCATAAGAAACCGTCAGGACTCGCAGCTCACGGCAAACAAATCGTACTGAAGAAATGATGCAATCCACGCAGGTACCTAAGCTTGGTGGGCTTCGGCTTGCGGGTGCTGGCCTTGCGCGGCTTCACGTCATCGGCGGGGTAATACTTGGGCTCGGCTACCGCGGCGGGCTTCTCGGCCTTGGGGAAGGCGCCGCCGTGCTTAGCCTTGATCGCCCACAGACCGCGTCGGTGGTACGCGTGGGACCGCGAGGCCTTCTTGATGCCCTGCGACAGCTTAGACGACGGCGCCATTGGATCGGCTCGCGGCGCGGCGGCGGTCGGTGGGGGCGACGGCAGGgagtggaggcggaggtggaagagAAGCGGGGGCGGGGGTTGGGGCTCGGCTTATATATCTCGCAGCGGCGGGGTACTTGTGAGGTGGTAAACCCTAGTCTTCGAGTGGAGCGTTATGGGCCGGGCAGTTGGGCCGCTCAACCCATGTATTCTGTTGCATGTTTGATCCAGAATAATCATTTACACATTTgattaatatttttttttctaaaaatgatctaaaactgGTGTTGAAATATTTTTTTGTGAGGCCCAGTTATAGGTGATCGTATACACgaacgcacactcacccctataaacACACGTATGCACACCCTACCCCTATAAGCTCCTCCGAAGAACTGAGTTGGACACCACATGTAACACCCGTTGTGTTACATTGTTTTATTCATGCTAATCCTTTCATGAGCATCataattatgtgcatatgtgtataacgTGAAGTATAAGTCGATGTtcgacacttgaaacattcatacgAAACGTGAGACAAAGGTTACGTCTCATATATTACTGTTTAGTATTCCAATCGAATGATTGTCGAAATAAAAATGCTATAGAGCGTTGTTGCGAACGGCGATGAAATATATGGGGTCGAGGACATGGGTAACTAGTTAGTGCATCGAGTAGGCCGGATTTGGagttcgacgcgaaaccgttcggaACGACGCCCATTCGCGTAGGCTTGAAAGAAGGTCGACGAAGCTAACTTTGGCCAGTTTTGTAGAACGATCGGCTTAGGAAATAGCGCAATGTCACTGCTTCGATTgatagcttgatgtaccctcttgCGCATCGAGCAATTGGTTTGGCGTTCAGAGCTTTGAGTACGAGTTTTCTGGCTGCTTTAGAAAGCGTGCACGGTAGGTGGTTTGGTCCGGGACGCGGTCACCACCGTTGTTGGCTTGCCAGCACCCCTGTCGCGCAGGCCACGCCCACTATCGCGCGAGCCTTGCCCCCTGTCGCGCCGGTCATGTTCCACTGCTGCGCCTACGCGTGTGCGCACTCGCCCGGTCGTGCGCTACGGGTCATGACCGTCTACCTTTGCTGCCGGCCACGCCCGCCGCTGCTGCTCGACCACTGCTACTCTCGGCCTGCCGTCGCTGCTGACTCGCCTTGCGCGTCGAGGCGTAGACCACGTCTTCTTGCCACCGTGACGGCGACGCACGCTGACCCTGCGCTACTGCCTTGGCTGCTTGTTGCCTCGCCAGCGCGTGGGTCACCTCGTCGGCTGCTGCGCTGCGCCTAGGCCACCGACCAAGCTCTGCCGAGCCTTGTCCTACCCCGTTTTGGCCGTTGGCGCACCGGGTCCCACGTTCACGTTGCCAGCGGCCATGCACCGCACTGATCTGCTGACTTCCCTTGGCAGCTCACGCAAAGGACGTCCGCCTGCTCCGCCATCCCCTCCGTGTCGCATCGCACTACAGCATTTGTCTGGCGCTGCCTGCCGTGGTGGTGCCATGCCGTGCTCGTCACCTTGCCGCAGTGGCCATGCAGACAGTCATCTAGGCACGTCCCGCCTGTCCCGCTGTTCCCATAGTGGTGTGTTGGCTCGTTGCGTTGACGCCATAGACGGACCAAGCCGAGCCATGACAGGACACCCTGCCTTTGTTGTCTCCATGGCCGCCGAGACGCTTCTTTCAAATTCGCCGTGGTAGCGGTGTCTAGATTTAAATTGGCCATGTGTTCAACTCCGTTAGGTAGCCTGCAGCCCTACCGACCCCACATCACTGCCTGTAGATCAGTCCTGTGCTCCAATTTGGAATTGCCGCTCACCGGGTCCATAAGACCATGGTGTCCTGCGCCGTCGGCTAACCAAGCAACCAAGGCATCTCGGTCCAATCCCTCGCGCTGATAGCCTCTCCTCCAGTCGGGTGTCACCGTGCTTGCCACATCTTAAGCCCTTCCACCATAGAGCAGCCCCTGGCATAGTCATGCCATCGCTGTGCACCGCCGCTCCGCATCGCGCGCACATGGCCAGCGTGGTTCGAGCCATCTCCGGTCGAGTCACCGAGTCGTTCGGTTCCGTGGTGAGTCGCTGGTGCTTAATCACTACTTGGTTTGCCCCGGCCTTACTGACGTTCACTAGAATGGCACCGCCGTGCCTGCAGGTTAACCGCCGTCGTGGTCCGACCTCCCCGCTGCGTCCTGGTTCGCGCTTCCTCTGCCAATCGCTTCGCATTCGTTACTAGGTAAGTATCGGCTCGGTTTTTGGGGCGGGGATAGCTTGGGGTGGCCGGCGTGGGTCACCGGTGCTAGCCCCGCCACGTCGGTGCACGTGGGTGGCTGCAGGGGTATCACTAGGGGGAAAGACAGGTAGTTCGGAGGGCATATCTGCAAAAGCCTAGACTCGGTAAATAGTGTCGTAGAGGGTGGCCGTAGGGGTATCACTGGGGGGAAAGACAGGTAGTTTGGAGGGCGTATCTGCAAAAGCCTAGACTCGGTAAATAGTGTCATAGAGTTCGCTATGAATACCGAGTCAATCATGGGTGTCCGTGCATACTTGCTGTCGCGCGCGTGCCTTCCCCCGTCATGGGCCGTTGGCCAGCTGGGCCGCGCCTTCGCGTGGGCTGCGCGATGGCCTGCTGATGCGCGCGGGCGAGGAGGTGCGCTGGGCCGAACCGGCGCATGTTGGGCCACGAAGTCAGATTCAGTTTTCATCATTTCCAGTAAATAAGAAAAGTTTATTTGTTTTAGTGATGAAGTGAACTTcaataaatcatagtaaattgtgtagttgtccaaaaatgatgaaacaaagtttgttaggttcacaaaaataccatctatctgttagtgtagttagttcacagttagctgttatgatgataggctcataaaatctaattagaaagcttagcactatatcgatcaatattgtaggaattattgtggcaaatcgGCAATTGTTTTAGCTTtggaaattttacagtaggtcccCGAGGATGTTATGTGcccactgtaaattttgtagcattAGAAGGTGTTGTTGAAAtaagtagctattacccttgtttATTGGTATATAACGTAAATCGGCATTAGAAGTGAAAATACCGATAGTTGCTGGAATAACGATGAATGCCTTACTTGATACTTATCGTTGGTAGCAATAGGTAATTGAGCACTATGGTCGATAGCACTAGTttagtagttaaatcgatgtacttctattttaagagccgttgttgttatattattaaacattgcatcatcatttcatgtagatcacgaactggtagatTTCATGCCCGTCGGCGAGCCTGAGTATGACTagatgatcgaggagtatgaggaggagatcttcgcacaggaggatGCTCAAGAGACTATTGGTGCTGACTCTGCTGACCcaacgcctgcccaaggcaagccccgatgcataacccctatttttaaatgatcactgaatatatatgatatgcatttacgttacaggcattttatggaaactacatgcataaatatatctacccatgagtcctactagtacaggtcgagtagctgctatgctcaggatatcggtagtgtgagtaacctgccgttactcgcaagtaGGTgattaaatatgatcactcatgataaaatgttggaaaggaaattggtgaccgggcagggatatggattgggtactggtgggtgtgaggggttgtcctacggccaacagggcatagctcagttacactttttccctatctatgtcgattaaggaccggtcgttgcatatgattctaggcaagtcatagattattgccccgagcgcatacttgggtatgggtgcagggaaggcttgctgctctcttgtcgtggatccggctctttccggaccgactgatgggaagaggagatggtggaggtccttgcaccacactgagtctaggactcaggggtgggggcttggagtccaagtttagatagggacctagacacccgggacaggagagtggtgggttagttctgcttgtgcctgaggtacaagcggggcatgtgtcttcgggtcacccagctgggcacattgattcacgaatcaccaggcgatctggtacggcttatctgcggtttagcaccgtagtaagaactgaaagcggaaaaggagaaggaacagaactgattgctcaacccttgcttgaaagtagaatatgtgcttatatagactggctagctaaaaacttaatacggctgataataataatgcatcaataaggactcactattagtattgctttctgctaaagaaaaccagcaaccataaagcctagcatatcccttggagttagGAAAGTatattgagtactcagggtttatttacccctgttgcaggtgatgcttgaagagtaccttgtgtggagaatctttctggtgggctcagacggaatcctcgtccgtatcgctagatgttatctttttaaattccgctgttattCATTctacactctggtatttggtattgtaataatgtactttttaagaacctctaatgtatgaaatgtactgGTGTTGtagctcgttctcattattggatcattgggaaaaatatggatcttttgggttctccctcagggtgtgcccgacggacaccactcgatgtagcttgctttcggggtgcttagtgtctggtggaagacaaacgcctccataagtgtgctatttcgagtggttctgccacagttggtattagagccaataatggtcacgagtttcatcactcttttccaaaaccaaaaatttgaccaataaaagttttgcgaaaagtaggatgtgatTACATTATGtgtataagtataagccctagcaatatggtctatctaggatagcggcactggttttatctaatcagttttctgtaggtacactgacttacgttgcgtaagaaatcgtttAGAAcacagaaagtgagtgtgcgatgtgccgaaaattctatgaatgctgctatattccggcttgagtgaacgaataagtcgaagcatgcatcatgttaatagcatcttacttgaactaaaaTCCCCCTTCATGTATAAGTGGGTAGT from Miscanthus floridulus cultivar M001 chromosome 11, ASM1932011v1, whole genome shotgun sequence includes these protein-coding regions:
- the LOC136493131 gene encoding FT-interacting protein 1-like, which produces MPSLAGDGEADRLTNRRARSSATGATILPAPPVMAYAYPYVFRAQAPPARVEDHKAKDAAPTPQVKEQWPAGSGSRSAGAGWLDGLGSGESQRLASAYDLVETMHYLYVRVVKARGLPASAVTGGCSPYVEVRVGNYRAATRHCEGKASPEWNLVFAFSRDRVQATVLEVFVRDRDALGRDDCVGRVAFDIAEAHVRVPPDSPLAPQWYHLESTAGGGKMVANGEVMLAVWVGTQADEAFSDAWHADAASVRGGDGAAAVHNTRSKVYVTPKLWYFRVSVLEAQDVVPPGAGAGATADKGRHAEVFAKVQVGGMVLRTRPCTTRGPANLAWNEELVFAVAEPFDDPAVLIIEARVHPGKDEIIGRALLPLTLFEKRLDRRPVQSQWFSLEPFGRPVRPPEAVFACRVHLRACLEGAYHVMEEPIMYASDTRPTARQLWRPPIGVLEVGVLGAQGLTPMKTVDGRGMTDAYCVAKYGQKWVRTRTVVDSCSPRWNEQYTWEVYDPCTVLTLAVFDNCHLGNAAAGNGAVIRDQRIGKVRIRLSTLEMDKARTSAHQLVVLHPSGLRKNGELCLAVRLTCLSLGSVVRLYGQPLLPKVHYIQPLTVVQLDSLRRQAMSIVAARLSRAEPPLRREVVEYMLDADSHVWSIRRSKANFFRVTALLSGAASTARWLADVCRWKNPATTVLVHVLFVTLMCFPELILPTMFLYMSTAGLLNYRRRPRRPPHMDARISCAEAIHPDELDEELDTFPTSRPNAVVRLRYDRLRSVAGRIQTVVGDVATQGERIRSLLAWRDPRATALFTAFCLVAAAVLYVTPIRVVSLVVGLYVLRHPRFRGRMPSAASNFFKRLPSRADTML
- the LOC136493133 gene encoding large ribosomal subunit protein eL6-like, coding for MAPSSKLSQGIKKASRSHAYHRRGLWAIKAKHGGAFPKAEKPAAVAEPKYYPADDVKPRKASTRKPKPTKLRSSISPGTVLIVLAGRFMGKRVVFLKQLKSGLLLVTGPFKINGVPIRRVNQTYVIATSTKVDISGVNVEKFDDKYFAREKKKKATKTEGELFDTEKEATKDLPQFKKDDQKAVDAELIKAIEAVPDLKTYLGARFSLRDGDKPHEMVF